In Verrucomicrobiales bacterium, the genomic stretch AGGCTGCTTGCAGCCAGCGTCTCGCCTACAACAGGCCCGGCCAGCCGGCTTTTCCTTACTGAACTTTTTGATCCGACCGGCAACAAGCTTGCGATCACCTATGATCCCAGTGACCGCGTGGTTGCCATCACTGATGCGATTGGCCAGATCACAAGGGTGGGCTACACAAATCTGGCCCATCCTTTTCTCATAACGCGAGTGCAAGATCCCTTTGGACGAAGCGCCCATTTCTCCTACGACGAGCAAGGACGCTTGACCAACATTACCGATGTCATCGGTTTAAACTCCCAATTCACCTACGAGACGACCAATAACGCCCCAGCTGGAGCCATGTTGGATCCGGCATTCATCCGCAACCTCACCACCCCATACGGCAACTGGACTTTTTCCCGTGACAACGGCAAGACAGCAGAACGTTGGTTGCTTTTAACAGATCCACAAGGTGAAACTGAAAAGATTCTTTATTCTCAGTCCACCGCTCTCGGCGTGCCGGTTGGCGAATTGCCTGCCCTTGTTCCGAAAGGCATGTACGCCGCCAACAACTATCTCTACGCCCGCAACACCTACTATTGGGATAAGAAGGCGTACGCGGAAGGGCCCAACGTGGCCACCAAGGCGACGATTTATCACTGGCTGCACAGCCAGGATCTAACATCCGCGGTCGGTATCATAGAGAGTTTTAAGCGGCCACTGGAGAGCCGCATCTGGTTCAACTATCCCGGTCAACCCGCTACCTATTACGGAACATTGTCCATGGGTAATTCAAGCCGCCCGACTCGTGTTGGCCGCGTTTTGGATGACGGAACCACGCAGCTTTACCAGTTCGGCTACAACGCGCTTGGACGGATTACGCACTCCACGGATCCCGTGGGCCGCCAGACGACGTTCCGCTACGCCTCAAACCTGGTGGATTTGCTGGAGATTCGCCAGAGCGTTGGCAATACCAACGAACTTTTGAGCTCTGTCATTTACAGCACCAATCATCTTCCTGTCGTGATTCGCGATGCCGCCGGACAATCCACGACCAATACCTTCAACTCACGCGGCCAACTTTTGGCCACCCAAAATCCGCGGGGCGAAATCACGACATTCCGGTATGCCACCAACGCTTACTTGCTGGCGATCGATGGGCCATTGCCGGGCACGAATGATACGATCCGGCTGGCCTACGATACCTTCGGCCGAGTGCGCACGGCAACGGATGTAGATGGGTACCTGTTGACCTACGGCTATGATCTGTTCAATCGTGTGACCAACGTCACCTACCCGGATGGCACGTTTGCGGCGTTCACGTTTGATCGTTTGGATCGGGTTTTGAGCCGCGACCGGCAGGGTCGCGAGAGCCGTTTTGAGTACAACGCCATTCGTCAGTTGGTGCAAAGTGTTGATCCGGCACTCAGGACAAACCGCTTTGATTATTGCGATTGTGGCTCGCTCACGGCATTGACCGATGCCATGGGGAGGATGACCCGGTGGCACTATGATGTTCAGGGCCGCGTCACTGCAAAAGAATACGTCGACGGATCAAAGATTCAGTACACGTATGAGTCCTCAACCAGCCGGCTGAAATCCATTTGCGATGAGAAGGGCCAGTTCAAGATGTTCGAATACAACGTGGACAACACGCTGCGTCGCAAATCCTATCCCAACGCCCAGATCGCCACCGCCGCCGTCCTGTTCACTTATGATCCGGCCTATAAGCGGGTCAAAACCATGGAGGATGGCATTGGCCTAACGACCTACGATTACCATCCATCCGGCGCGGTGGGTGCACTGCAAACGGCAGCGGTGGACGGCCCGTGGGAGAATGATACGGTCACCTATGCCTACGACATTTTAGGCCGGGTGTTGACCCGCGCCATTGATGGCCTGCCGCAAACGGTTGCTTACGACACCGCAGGGCGCGTCACCAACGTAGTGAACGTTCTCGGGTCCTTTGCTTACACTTATGAGGGTGCTACCGCGAGGCCCCTCGACGTGCTCTACCCGAATGGGCAGAGGTCGGAGTATCGTTACTTCAATAATCTGGGCGACCGGCGGTTGCAAAAGATCCACCATTTTCAACCGAACGGACAAACCTTGGCGCGCTTCGATTACACGTACGAACCCGCAGGAAATATCGCGACGTGGCAGCAGCAACTTTTGAACGAAGTCCCGCGCGTCTGGACTATCGGTTACGACGCGGCGGACCAACTCAGCAGCGTGAATGTCACTCGAGACGGGAATACTGTCGAGAAATGGGGATGGGGCTATGACCCGGCCGGCAACCGGCTATTTGAGGAACGGGGTGAGACTCGGCGCGAGTTTCAGTATAACGCACTTAACGAACTGATGACTTCCGCCGAGACCAACTCGGTCGACTCGGCGTTCGAGTGGGATGCGGAACATCGCTTGACCGCTATCCAACGGGGAACCAATCGAACGGAATTTGCCTTTGACGGGTTGGGCCGTAGGGTGCGAATTGCTGAATTCGCCGGGATGACCCAGATCAGTGGAAAAGATCTTTTGTGGTGCGGTTTGGAGTTATGCGAAGAACGACCTACCGGGGATTTAAGTTTCCGCCATTATTTTTCCCAAGGGGAGCAAACGTTAGAAGGTAATTTCTATGAGGTTGCGGACCATCTGCAATCAAGAGTGGGAATTTCCGACCCCACGGGGTCGATGCTAGGTACCTACCGGTATGATCCCTTCGGCGCTAAGGTTGAAACCGTGGGCATCTTTTCGGGAAAAAGAGGATTCACGTCGCATTTTTCGGACGGTGGTTCCGGCCAAGTGTTGGCGCCTCTCCGGGTCTATGACCCCACGACGGCTCGGTGGAATAGCCGAGATCCTCTCCAAGAAACAGAAGGGCAAAATCTCTATTCCTATGTCAGAAACAATCCAATCAAATTGACTGATCGCACTGGCTTGGCGGGCGAACGAAGTAACCCAGTCGACACATGGATCATAGAGACCTTATCTCCTCTGCCGATAATTGATGGACCCAATGCTAGCATTTCCATGTACGAAGTAGCTAGAGACGGGGCGATATTGGGAATTGTTCGCTATGCTGTGCCAACAATAATCGCTGGTGCGATTTCTGGGGTTGGTGTGGTGCCGC encodes the following:
- a CDS encoding RHS repeat-associated core domain-containing protein codes for the protein MGMASPSGHLLAVSLNLRDVPLGYQPPVGPAVQFLATYNQRESGQPSIFNFSNLGPRWSFNWLGYLYGNFDGGSVEYHTEEGGVLIYSKALPNSPFTHGPEPKTQTVLRQISKQRVELDYPDGTRKVFAREAGEETDPRHTTTGPRLLAASVSPTTGPASRLFLTELFDPTGNKLAITYDPSDRVVAITDAIGQITRVGYTNLAHPFLITRVQDPFGRSAHFSYDEQGRLTNITDVIGLNSQFTYETTNNAPAGAMLDPAFIRNLTTPYGNWTFSRDNGKTAERWLLLTDPQGETEKILYSQSTALGVPVGELPALVPKGMYAANNYLYARNTYYWDKKAYAEGPNVATKATIYHWLHSQDLTSAVGIIESFKRPLESRIWFNYPGQPATYYGTLSMGNSSRPTRVGRVLDDGTTQLYQFGYNALGRITHSTDPVGRQTTFRYASNLVDLLEIRQSVGNTNELLSSVIYSTNHLPVVIRDAAGQSTTNTFNSRGQLLATQNPRGEITTFRYATNAYLLAIDGPLPGTNDTIRLAYDTFGRVRTATDVDGYLLTYGYDLFNRVTNVTYPDGTFAAFTFDRLDRVLSRDRQGRESRFEYNAIRQLVQSVDPALRTNRFDYCDCGSLTALTDAMGRMTRWHYDVQGRVTAKEYVDGSKIQYTYESSTSRLKSICDEKGQFKMFEYNVDNTLRRKSYPNAQIATAAVLFTYDPAYKRVKTMEDGIGLTTYDYHPSGAVGALQTAAVDGPWENDTVTYAYDILGRVLTRAIDGLPQTVAYDTAGRVTNVVNVLGSFAYTYEGATARPLDVLYPNGQRSEYRYFNNLGDRRLQKIHHFQPNGQTLARFDYTYEPAGNIATWQQQLLNEVPRVWTIGYDAADQLSSVNVTRDGNTVEKWGWGYDPAGNRLFEERGETRREFQYNALNELMTSAETNSVDSAFEWDAEHRLTAIQRGTNRTEFAFDGLGRRVRIAEFAGMTQISGKDLLWCGLELCEERPTGDLSFRHYFSQGEQTLEGNFYEVADHLQSRVGISDPTGSMLGTYRYDPFGAKVETVGIFSGKRGFTSHFSDGGSGQVLAPLRVYDPTTARWNSRDPLQETEGQNLYSYVRNNPIKLTDRTGLAGERSNPVDTWIIETLSPLPIIDGPNASISMYEVARDGAILGIVRYAVPTIIAGAISGVGVVPLIVMVSPIIIPAATIGAGVAIVGTGLFYATASTASYFIEAGQPQSPYTQPPGSSGSLASSGTSDGTGTSNCKNPLYRSPLQDILDGPFWNPTSPNGNHIGSPGLRPGPLTAPPAGGPLFIPF